The Spirosoma sp. SC4-14 DNA window GAACGTAACTTTATTTTCGGCTTTTACCCATTCGGCGGTTTCGGCCGAGCGGTCGTCTTCGAGCCAGCGATAAGGATCGGCTACCGTGGTGCCGTGATAAGTATCGGTTTGGTCGGTTTTTCGGGCTTTAGGATAAACCAGAGAACCATTTGTCTGGGCTGCGGCTACCGACGAACTGAGCATAAGCGACAATCGGATTAGATGAATGAAACGCATACAATATGAAGTGGTTGACGAGGTTTAGTGGAGGTAAATTCTTACGAAGAACGCTTCGGTATGCGGTAAATGCAAGTAGTTTGCTAAGAATATAGGGCTGATAATTACGGTGGTAAACTAACTGTTAGCTCGTTTTGGATGTCGGAGTAGCCAGTTCACTCAAGCAGTATTCGTTACTTTCCTATTTGGAAATTCGGAAAATACTTACCTCATTTACAGTTGCTTGTCTTAACCTTCCTTTGTCCAATGATTCGATTGTTACTCAATGCAGCCATATGTCTGGTGTGCCTGTGGGGTGCGTGGAATCAATGTGCATGGGCGCAAGGTCTTCGGTCATTTTCGCCCAATTTCCGGCTTAGTCATATCAGTGTAGAAAACGGTCTGACGCAGGGCTCGGTCTATTATATGCTGAAAGATAGCCGAAATTTCCTGTGGTTCGGAACGCAGGATGGGCTTAATCGATACGATGGGCATCATTTTCGGACGTATCGACCCATTGTTGGCGAACATGGCGTACCGCAGCCCGGCGCTATTCGGGGTATTAATATTTTCGGAATCGTTGAAGATACTGATGGCAATTTGTGGGTCGGCACAGAAGAAGGGCTAAATCGATATGATCGAGCCCGCGACCGGTTTGATTGCTTTTTTGCAACTGGCCCGGATAGGCGTCCGATCGTTAGTCGTACAATGCCGTTTTTTGCCGATAAAACGGAACTACTTTATTTAAGCGATGTAGAGGGCTTGGTTCGGTTCGACTACCGAAATCATCGGAAAACCATTCTATCGTCGGCCCTTCACCCTCCCAAAGAATATGATTTGCCAAGTTCAACGGTTCGAACGGTAGATGGTGATATCTGGCTCCATGCACCCAAAGGCATAATACGCTATAATCTTCAGACCCGAACTGTTTCTTCGTATTTCAGCAATCGGCCCGATAACCGATTTGGCTCCGAACAAACCATCTTTTCCTTTTTTATCGATGCCAGCCATATTGCCTGGCTTGGCACCAGCAACGGACTAATCTGGTTCGATTATGAGCACAATACGTTTCTGAATTATGATAAGTTGGGAAATCAGCCACTAGGAACGGTTTATAGCATTGCTCCCGATCAGAGGGGGCAGCTTTGGCTTGGTACGCAGCATAATGGCGTTGTTTATTTCGATAAACGGTCGCGGCTATTTGGGCAGGTTAATAATTCAATTGATGGCTTGCATCGGTTAAGTGAGTTTGAAGTACGCAGAATTTATGCCGACAATTTAGGTATTATATGGGCCAATGTTGATCCCGATGGGCTAGTATGTATTGTACCAGATGCCTTTCTGTTCAACGGCCTTACCAAACGGCAGTCGGCCGACAACTTACCGCCCGATCAGAAGCTGAGTAGTTATACAATACGAGGGTTTCTGGAAGAACGTTTTGATCGGCTCTGGATCGTAACCGGCGATGGCATCAATGTGTTGGACCCGCGTACGAATCGCATTGTTCAACGGTACCTGACAAGCCCGCAATTGGCTCAGGAATCGGCCAATAAACTTGTGCGATCAGTATACCGCGATCCGCAACGACGGATATGGATTGGAATACGGGGTGGAGTAATGGCATTTATGCCTAAAACACAATCCTTTGAATCCATTCTATTTCCCGCCGGCTTTAGTCAGGTTACCGACAATTATGTGCGGAATATGGTCAGCATAAACGATAGTACGCTGATTACGGCTACTGAAGATGGCCTGTATGCTCTTTCAACAACTCGCCGAAAGTGGTCGAAGCGGCCCGATCTGGCCAGCCAAAACATATTTAGTGTATACTTTGACTCGGTTGCCCGGCAATTTTGGGCAGGAACCTATCTCAACGGGTATTATTGCTACCAGGTGCCCGACAAGGTGAATGCGCCCTGGACATTGGTTCGATCTGGGCTGAAAGGAAGTATGGTTTTGCATATCAGACCCGATACAATTCGGAAAACAATGTGGCTTTCAACAGACCGTGGGCTGGCAGCGTTAAAACCTGCTTCGGGACGGATAAAGCTCTATACAGATCAACAGGGGTTGGCCAACTCGTTTGTATACGGCTCTTTATCAGATGCCCAGGGGTATGTATGGGTGAGCACCAACCGTGGGCTTTCGAGACTTGACCTGACAACACAAACCATCAAAAACTTTACCCTGAGCGATGGCTTACAGGGTAACGAATTCAATGGTAATGCCTTTGCCCGATTAGCGAATGGCGAAATGTTTTTTGGCGGAGTAAACGGGTTTAATCGGTTTCGGCCCGATTTATACCACAACTCATCGTTTGGTCCAACGGTACATATTTATTCATTAGCCATTAATGAAGAGCCTTTTTCCCAGGATCGGTATGTAGGAGAAGCCGATCATATTGAGCTGAACTATAGCCAGAATACGCTATCGATGGAGTTTGCCGCCCTTGATTTTTTCAGTAATGGTCAAAATACCTACCAGTATCAACTGACCAATTATGATGACCAATGGGTATCGGCAGGCGAAAAAAATTATGTTCGTTATGCCAATTTGCCGCCGGGCGATTATGTGTTTCAGGTTAAGGCCGCCAACCGCGATGGGCACTGGAGTAGTCGGATTCGAAAACTGGCTATTCACATTAAGCCTCCTTTCTGGCAAACCCTTCCCTTTAATGCGCTTATGGCTTTATTGCTGGGCCTGGCAACATTTGCGTGGATTCGCCAGCGCGAAAATTCAATTCGGAAACAGGAGGCCGATCGGTTACGGCTGGCTTACGACATTCAGGAACAGGTCAAGAAAGACATTGCCCGCGATTTACACGACGAAATTGGTACACGTCTGGCAACGCTCAAGCTCTATACAACTCGTCTGGTGCAATATATCAGTGAAACGCCCGCCGAAGTAACGGGCCTTACGGGGCAGGTCGATATGGCAGATAATTCGAGTATACGAATCTTGAAAGACAACATCTTCGCCCTGATCAATACTACCATCAGCGATGTCCGTAATCTGCTCAGAAAACTAAACCCACAAACGCTGGAACGCTATGGCTATGTGGCGGCAGTAGAAGAACTCTTCTCCCGAATTAATGCAACGGGTTCAATCAGTATGCAGCTAACGTTGGTTAATGCACCCGGCGAACCTCAGACAATGACCGAGGAGTTACTTACTGACGGGCACAGTACAAATAAGACCTTAAAAGATCGTTTGCCGACAGATATGGAGGTTCTGCTGTATCGGATTACGCAGGAACTGGTTAGTAACTCACTAAAACATGCCAATGCACACCAGATCGACCTTTATATTCATGGACAGCCCGAGCGGCTGCTCATCACCTATTCTGACGATGGCAATGGGTTTGATTATGACCGGGTCCGCGAAAAAAGTACTGGCCTTGGTATAGGAAGTATAGAATCGAGGGTCGCTATTCTGAATGGTAAAATCAATTGGCAAACGCAGGTTGGCCAGGGAATACGTGTGCAGATTGAGTTGCCAATTGGTCAGCCTAAAAAGCGACGATTCGGACAATTGTTCACATAATAGCGGTTCGCCAGGCATAGCTTGCGGATAAAGTTCGATCTCAATCAACTTTCTACTTAATTTCGCAGTAGAACATACCATCATTCATGTCTACATTCCTGAAATGGGCCTTATTGTTCATAGGCTGGCCTCTTTTCGCTACTGCACAACTTCAACTTTCGCATCCGATGGCTCGGTTGGTCGTACAGCGCGGTGCCGACGGCAATGGCCATATCTATTTATCGGGGAGGTTCACCGGCGCAGTAGATCGGGTAGAGGCTCAGCTAACACCGGTCGTTACTGGCCAGGGAACGGCTACGAACTGGCAAGTGGTGCAGAGCAACCCTGCCGATAATATTTTTTTGGGGTACGTAACGGCAACTGGTGGCTGGTATGTGTTAACCGTACGGACAATAGTTAATAATGCAGTTGTTGAGCAGGCCAGCGTCCAGCCCGTGGGCATTGGCGAAGTGTTTGTAACGGCAGGGCAGTCAAATTCGCGCGGGCTTGGCATTGGCGATAATGATCTGGGAACCAATACCGATCGGGTCAACGCTATCGATTCAATAAATCATTCCTATCCGCCCGGTGCGCAGGCGTTGGTTTCGTCAGGCGATCCAATGCCGGTGCCTGTATTTAAGGCGCTTACAGCCGGTAGACGGATTTTTCCAATGGCCGAAAGTTCGTGGGGATGGGGCGAATTGGGCGACTATATCGTTAACCGTTATAATGTTCCGGTAGCGTTCTATGTAGCTGGCTGGGATGGCTCAACGGCCGAAAACTGGTATAATACGGCCAACGGTATACCAACCTGCAACCGGTACTATTGTGTCGAGAACTGGCCAAATTTACAGCCATATACTAACCTTAAGAACATACTGCACTACTATAACTCTATTGCGGGCATTCGGGCGGTGCTTTGGCATCAGGGCGAAGCCGAATACAGTTTCCCTGATGGCACCACCAGCATTCCATATTATTACGACCGGTTGGTAAATGTCATTCAGAAATCGAGACAGGACTTTGGTGGGCGAAATATTCCCTGGATGGTGGCTAGAGCCTCATTCGATGGTACGGATTTTCGCCCCGATGTGGTTACTGAACAACAACGCGTGATTGACACGCAGGGGCTGAATGTGTTTCAGGGACCCTATAACGATACAATCGTGAACCGGAACGCCGGACAAGTCGATGTTCATTTCAAAAACAGTATACGACCGGCTGTTCATCCTGCCTATTATCTGAACCCGAATTCTATTCCGGCCGGAATGGGGCTTTCGCGGTTTGCCCGGAACTGGAACAACAGCCTTACCAACAGTTTTTTCCAGAATGCACAGCCAATTACCCCCACACAATTTGCCATAACAGGCAACATTGCCAACTATGTTTATCCGGGCGATACCATTGAGGTGGCGTTTGCAACGCTTGGTTCTTTTGCGGGCGATAACCAGTGGCAGGTGCAGCTTCTTGATTCGGCAGGGCATTATAAAGCCATGCTTGGTAGTGGTTTAACCAGCCCTATTTCGGTTAAAATTCCGGATACGCTTAGTATGGGCAGCCGCTTTCAGCTACGGGTAGTGGCTACCTCACCGTTTCTGCCTGCTGTGCCTTCTAACCTTTTTCAGACCAGTATCCTGGCCAACACGGCCGATTTGAGTCTGGCAATGGGTGCATCTCAGCGAACACCTGATGTTAACTCGCCTATGACAATAAGTCTTGTTCTGAAAAACGACGGCCCCGGCCGGGCTAAAAACGTGATTGTTCGTGATCGGTTACCAGCTAATCTGTCTTTTGTGTCGGCCAACGGACTTACTGCCAACGGAACAGAATTGACTAGTCAGGCCATCACACTGCCGGCCGGTGCCAGCCAGCAGTTTAGCTTTGTTGTACAACCTACGGCTGGCGGCACCTATCAAAATGCGGCAGAGGTGGCACAGGCAACCTCTATCGATCCCGATAGTCAGCCCAATTCAGGAACGGGCGATGGCCAGGACGATGTAGCCGGACTCGACTTCCGGACAAAACAATCGGGATCGGGTCTTTATGCTTCGCCAAATCCCAATCAGGTACCTTTACCTGCTGTGATCAGTAATCAACCTGCTCCCGATCCTAACAAAGCGGATGTTAGCCTGAAAATTAGTGTCGATAACCGAACCCCGGCATTGAACGATATTGTGACCTATACTCTAACGCTTTCCAATGCTGGAGGGCTGGATGCGCTGGTTCTTAATGTAGTTGCTTACCTTCCTGCTGGCCAGACCTTTGTACCGGGCGACGACTTTACGGTTGGCAATGGGGGTGTTTCCAGCGGCATTAATGGCTTACCGCCCAACACCAGCAAAACATTGCGCTTTAAAGCCAAAGCAACTGCCGTTGGCTACGGCGTTTGTTCGGCGCAGATTTCGGCTGCTACTCGTCCCGATCCGGATTCTACACCTGGCAATGGTGTTGCCAATGGCGAAGACGACACATCGCAGGTAGATGTGCGTGTCCGATGAATCTGTAGCTCGTAAAAAATGAAATTTCGCCAACCCGCGAAAGTCTCGTCAGAATAGTGGTGAGACTTTCGCGGGTTTTGCCTTTTCTAAGAACAAATGTGATCTATTGAGTTATAATCTGACATAGTTCGTTTATTCGCTGGCCATGAGAACGCAATGGTTTATTCTGGGCGCAATTGGTATCACCGCTATAGCGATGCTGTCGGCGTTTCTTGGTGTATTCGAACACCGGGTAGATTACAATACTCAGGTTAAACCACTCCTGAATAAAAATTGCATTGCCTGTCATGGGGGGGTAAAAAAAGCATCTGGCTTTTCGCTCTTGTTCCGACATGAAGCCGTAGCACCGGCTAAATCGGGCAAACCGGCCATTATTCCGGGCGATGCCGACGCCAGTGAAATGATTCGGCGGTTGACTCTTTCCGATCCGGAAGAGCGGATGCCGCTGGAACACCCACCGCTTAA harbors:
- a CDS encoding two-component regulator propeller domain-containing protein, with translation MIRLLLNAAICLVCLWGAWNQCAWAQGLRSFSPNFRLSHISVENGLTQGSVYYMLKDSRNFLWFGTQDGLNRYDGHHFRTYRPIVGEHGVPQPGAIRGINIFGIVEDTDGNLWVGTEEGLNRYDRARDRFDCFFATGPDRRPIVSRTMPFFADKTELLYLSDVEGLVRFDYRNHRKTILSSALHPPKEYDLPSSTVRTVDGDIWLHAPKGIIRYNLQTRTVSSYFSNRPDNRFGSEQTIFSFFIDASHIAWLGTSNGLIWFDYEHNTFLNYDKLGNQPLGTVYSIAPDQRGQLWLGTQHNGVVYFDKRSRLFGQVNNSIDGLHRLSEFEVRRIYADNLGIIWANVDPDGLVCIVPDAFLFNGLTKRQSADNLPPDQKLSSYTIRGFLEERFDRLWIVTGDGINVLDPRTNRIVQRYLTSPQLAQESANKLVRSVYRDPQRRIWIGIRGGVMAFMPKTQSFESILFPAGFSQVTDNYVRNMVSINDSTLITATEDGLYALSTTRRKWSKRPDLASQNIFSVYFDSVARQFWAGTYLNGYYCYQVPDKVNAPWTLVRSGLKGSMVLHIRPDTIRKTMWLSTDRGLAALKPASGRIKLYTDQQGLANSFVYGSLSDAQGYVWVSTNRGLSRLDLTTQTIKNFTLSDGLQGNEFNGNAFARLANGEMFFGGVNGFNRFRPDLYHNSSFGPTVHIYSLAINEEPFSQDRYVGEADHIELNYSQNTLSMEFAALDFFSNGQNTYQYQLTNYDDQWVSAGEKNYVRYANLPPGDYVFQVKAANRDGHWSSRIRKLAIHIKPPFWQTLPFNALMALLLGLATFAWIRQRENSIRKQEADRLRLAYDIQEQVKKDIARDLHDEIGTRLATLKLYTTRLVQYISETPAEVTGLTGQVDMADNSSIRILKDNIFALINTTISDVRNLLRKLNPQTLERYGYVAAVEELFSRINATGSISMQLTLVNAPGEPQTMTEELLTDGHSTNKTLKDRLPTDMEVLLYRITQELVSNSLKHANAHQIDLYIHGQPERLLITYSDDGNGFDYDRVREKSTGLGIGSIESRVAILNGKINWQTQVGQGIRVQIELPIGQPKKRRFGQLFT
- a CDS encoding sialate O-acetylesterase; the protein is MSTFLKWALLFIGWPLFATAQLQLSHPMARLVVQRGADGNGHIYLSGRFTGAVDRVEAQLTPVVTGQGTATNWQVVQSNPADNIFLGYVTATGGWYVLTVRTIVNNAVVEQASVQPVGIGEVFVTAGQSNSRGLGIGDNDLGTNTDRVNAIDSINHSYPPGAQALVSSGDPMPVPVFKALTAGRRIFPMAESSWGWGELGDYIVNRYNVPVAFYVAGWDGSTAENWYNTANGIPTCNRYYCVENWPNLQPYTNLKNILHYYNSIAGIRAVLWHQGEAEYSFPDGTTSIPYYYDRLVNVIQKSRQDFGGRNIPWMVARASFDGTDFRPDVVTEQQRVIDTQGLNVFQGPYNDTIVNRNAGQVDVHFKNSIRPAVHPAYYLNPNSIPAGMGLSRFARNWNNSLTNSFFQNAQPITPTQFAITGNIANYVYPGDTIEVAFATLGSFAGDNQWQVQLLDSAGHYKAMLGSGLTSPISVKIPDTLSMGSRFQLRVVATSPFLPAVPSNLFQTSILANTADLSLAMGASQRTPDVNSPMTISLVLKNDGPGRAKNVIVRDRLPANLSFVSANGLTANGTELTSQAITLPAGASQQFSFVVQPTAGGTYQNAAEVAQATSIDPDSQPNSGTGDGQDDVAGLDFRTKQSGSGLYASPNPNQVPLPAVISNQPAPDPNKADVSLKISVDNRTPALNDIVTYTLTLSNAGGLDALVLNVVAYLPAGQTFVPGDDFTVGNGGVSSGINGLPPNTSKTLRFKAKATAVGYGVCSAQISAATRPDPDSTPGNGVANGEDDTSQVDVRVR